The genomic segment CCTATTGTTGCTCTGCTATCTAATCAACATCCCCTTGCAGATCAATCCTCAATTAATCTAGCTGAACTTGCATCTGAAAAATTTATCGGGATGTCTGAGGAAACATTTCCAGGGCGAAATGATCGGATTCACGATGTTTGCCGTTGCGCTGGCTTTACCCCCAATTTACATCTATTTGCTGATAGTCATGCCTCAATGATTGCTTTGGTTGCCACAGGGCAAGGGGTCGCAGTTATGCCCATCGAGGCAGAAGCACTACCCCATCCCCAAACGGTGTTTGTCAAGCTACACCATCCCCTATACTACGCTCGATCTGCTGCTGTTTGGAGGAAAGAAACACCCGCTCAATCTTTAGATAAATTTCTAAAAGTTCTATTAGATTATGTTCAATAGTTTTCTATAATTGTGCTCTAATTAGCCCCTTAATATCAATCAAACTTCATGATGAAATTAATCAAAAACTCAACTTGGTTAGACTTAGCAATTGATTTAAGAAATTCGGTTATTCTGGCTATTTGGCGGCGAGTAATAGCGACGATGATCTTTGCTTTACTGATCACAATTGCCTATCACCAAGGATATGCTGTAAATCAACCTATTCTCGCAACTTTAATTCCTGGGGTTGTCCTGGGATTATTATTAGTTTTTAGAACCAATACCGCTTATGATCGATTTTGGGAAGGTTGTAAACTGTGGCATGATTTGCTCAATGCAGGTCGAATTTTGTGTCGGAATATTTGGACAATTGTTCCCACGAATAATGCTGAAGACTTAGGAAAAAAAATAGCCCATATTAGATTAGTGGGTATATTAATAATAACGATTAAATTGAATTTAAGAGATGAAACCCTTGATAATAGTATAGCAGCATTAATGACTCAATCAGATTATTTAGAACTCACAAAAGCCAATAATGTTCCCCTTAGAATTATCAATTGGTTTGCCGAATATTTTCGCCAGCTTTATTATGATGACAAAGTTATTCCCTATAGATTTTTCATTGAATTAAATCGCTCTTTAGACCAAATCATCATGTTATTAAGTGGTTGTGAACGAATTTTAAACACCCCACTTCCTAGACCTTATTCCATTCATCTCAAACATTTATTATTGTTATATTGTTTTGCTTTACCTTTTCAATTTGTCCAAGAACTAGATTGGTTTACCATTCCGGTTGTGGGAATTATTAGCTTTGCCTTATTAGGAATAGAAGATATTGGTGTAGAAATTGAAAATCCTTTTGGTTATGATCGCAATGACTTACCTTTAGATCGCTTTTGTCAACAATTACAAGCTGAAATCGAAACAGAATGGGTTGATTTGGATATTTCTACACCTAAAAACGGTAAGACTAGGGAACCCAATATTCAACTAATTCAAAGCATTTAGCAGAAAGGAGTCCTCAAATCCAATAAGGATAACCATAATTATGAATATGAAATCATCTTATTCAAATTTAAAAATCGAACTCGTTGAAACTAGCTTTGAGAAAATTAAGCCTCATGCAGTCGAATTTGTCGCTAGTTTTTACCAAAATCTGTTTGAAGCTTATCCAGAAACTCAGCATTTATTTGGTAAAACCGATATGGATAAGCAAGGGAAAAAACTCCTTAATTCTCTAATTCTATTAGTCGAAGGTTTACGCACGCCTGAAGTGTTAGTTCCCATTCTCAAAGATTTAGGAGCTAGACATAAAGGCTATGGCACAGTTGCAGAATATTATCCCCTTGTGGGCGAGATTTTATTACAAACTTTCGCCGATTATTTACAAGAAGATTGGACTCCCGAAGTCGCACAAGCTTGGCTTGAGATTTACACAACAACCTCTCAATTAATGTTAGAAGGGGCAGGGGTAGATATTTCTGATTTAAGCACACAGCCAGAGATAGAAAACCCTCCGTCAGTGCCTCAAATATCCGTTTCCTTAGCTAAAGAAACAACCCCACAATTATCGACAACGGCACAAATAGAACTTGTTGAAACGAGCTTTGAAAAAATCAAACCCCGTGCGGTCGAATTTGTTGCTAGTTTTTATGAAAATCTGTTTGAAGCTTATCCCGAAACTCAACGTTTATTTGGTAAAATTGATATGGAGAAGCAAGGGAAAAAACTTCTGAATTCTCTGATTTTATTGGTCGAAGGTTTACGCACACCTGAAGCGTTAATTCCGGTTCTTAAAGATTTAGGCGCTAGACATAAAGGCTATGGTATAGTTACAGAATACTATCCCCTGATGGGCGATATTTTACTCAACACTTTTGCCGATTATTTACAAGAAGATTGGACTCCAGAAGTCGCACAAGCTTGGCTTGAGATTTACACAACAACCTCTAATTTAATGTTAGAAGGTGCAGGAATAAATGCCACTGTCAAACTAGAACAACCAGAAGTCAATGCAATCCCATTTTCCTCATCAATTGGGGAAACTGTCTCACCCAAAATGGGGAAAAAGGGTAGAGAGAATACGACACCTCAGCAACGTAATTTAAGTCAAGTTATAAGACTGATATTACAACCCCTAAAACCCCTTCAAAATAGTTTTAAATATAGTTTTCAAAAAATTAATGAATGGTTTTGGGAGTCACCAACTTGGTTAGTCGCTCTTGTCATTGTTTCTATTTTGGTTGGAGTCTTACTAATGAGTCCTGAAGGTTCGTTTGTCGCTAGACTTTTAGGAGCAGTTGAAGGGATTAGTATCATCGTGGCTATCATTCTATATGTTAAAGAAATTCCTGACCGCAAAAAAGAATTCCATTATCAAGCTTGGAGTGTTATTGATGCGGCTCATGGGGTCAAAGTGAGTCCCGCCAGAATTATTGCTTTACAAGATTTGAATCAGGATGGAGT from the Planktothrix sp. FACHB-1365 genome contains:
- a CDS encoding bestrophin family protein, producing the protein MKLIKNSTWLDLAIDLRNSVILAIWRRVIATMIFALLITIAYHQGYAVNQPILATLIPGVVLGLLLVFRTNTAYDRFWEGCKLWHDLLNAGRILCRNIWTIVPTNNAEDLGKKIAHIRLVGILIITIKLNLRDETLDNSIAALMTQSDYLELTKANNVPLRIINWFAEYFRQLYYDDKVIPYRFFIELNRSLDQIIMLLSGCERILNTPLPRPYSIHLKHLLLLYCFALPFQFVQELDWFTIPVVGIISFALLGIEDIGVEIENPFGYDRNDLPLDRFCQQLQAEIETEWVDLDISTPKNGKTREPNIQLIQSI
- a CDS encoding globin domain-containing protein, coding for MKSSYSNLKIELVETSFEKIKPHAVEFVASFYQNLFEAYPETQHLFGKTDMDKQGKKLLNSLILLVEGLRTPEVLVPILKDLGARHKGYGTVAEYYPLVGEILLQTFADYLQEDWTPEVAQAWLEIYTTTSQLMLEGAGVDISDLSTQPEIENPPSVPQISVSLAKETTPQLSTTAQIELVETSFEKIKPRAVEFVASFYENLFEAYPETQRLFGKIDMEKQGKKLLNSLILLVEGLRTPEALIPVLKDLGARHKGYGIVTEYYPLMGDILLNTFADYLQEDWTPEVAQAWLEIYTTTSNLMLEGAGINATVKLEQPEVNAIPFSSSIGETVSPKMGKKGRENTTPQQRNLSQVIRLILQPLKPLQNSFKYSFQKINEWFWESPTWLVALVIVSILVGVLLMSPEGSFVARLLGAVEGISIIVAIILYVKEIPDRKKEFHYQAWSVIDAAHGVKVSPARIIALQDLNQDGVALNNLDLPGAKLVRINLPKADLSEANLTKSDLNHADLNHANLGNALLARVNFTGANLSYANLGFAKLSYANLSSANLNYANLICADLRDTNLSGANLSNANLSGADLKNAYLTGANLRGATVSQYDLRGAYLKGAIMPDGSKHP